A single Polyodon spathula isolate WHYD16114869_AA chromosome 6, ASM1765450v1, whole genome shotgun sequence DNA region contains:
- the LOC121316655 gene encoding trace amine-associated receptor 1-like, which yields MNFSQSGIPGSTQFCYESIPGSCPKISIPVIARVPIYLFLGAVITVTLCGNLLVIISIAHFKQLHTPTHFLLLSLAAADFLLGLFVLPPSMIRSVENCWYFGDLFYRYYAVCHPLRYRNKITIFVTVNMIFISWTLAAVTGFGLIFLELNKQGMEDSYNNTDCIGGCFLTVSAASVIITSILYFYIPGFVMISIYLKIFLVARRQARSIRDTELQRQTAEEKKNTTSLKREMKAARTLGITMGVFLVCWLPFFIYFNVDHAIQSSVPPILVDALFWFVYLNSAFNPFIYALFYKWFRKAFRVIIFCKIFQRNSSSIQ from the exons ATGAATTTCAGTCAAAGTGGGATCCCTGGAAGCACACAGTTCTGTTATGAATCTATACCTGGGTCATGTCCTAAAATCAGCATTCCAGTCATTGCCCGTGTTCCAATATACTTGTTCCTTGGGGCAGTGATCACAGTCACACTTTGTGGAAACCTGTTGGTCATCATCTCTATAGCACATTTCAAGCAgcttcacacacccacacattttcttctcctctctctggCAGCTGCTGACTTTCTCCTGGGACTATTTGTACTGCCCCCCAGCATGATCCGATCAGTTGAAAATTGCTGGTACTTTGGGGACTTATTTT ACCGCTACTATGCAGTGTGCCATCCTCTTagatacagaaacaaaattaCTATATTTGTTACAGTTAACATGATATTCATTAGCTGGACCTTAGCTGCAGTTACTGGATTTGGATTAATATttctagaattaaacaaacaaggtatGGAAGATTCATATAATAATACTGACTGTATAGGAGGTTGCTTTTTAACTGTAAGTGCAGCGTCAGTCATTATTACATctatattatatttttacatcCCAGGATTTGTGATGATAAGTAtctatcttaaaatatttcttgTGGCAAGAAGACAAGCCAGGTCAATTAGAGACACAGAACTCCAAAGGCAAAcagctgaagaaaagaaaaatacaacatcacTAAAGAGAGAAATGAAAGCTGCAAGGACCCTGGGGATAACAATGGGGGTCTTTCTAGTCTGTTGGTTaccattttttatatactttaatgTGGATCATGCAATTCAAAGCTCAGTTCCACCTATTTTAGTAGATGCTTTGTTCTGGTTCGTTTATTTAAACTCAGCgtttaatccttttatttatgctttattttataaatggttcAGAAAAGCATTCAGAGTTATTATATTTTGCAAAATCTTTCAAAGAAATTCTTCCTCAATACAA
- the LOC121316515 gene encoding trace amine-associated receptor 1-like, with product MNFSQSGISGSTQFCYESTPGSCPKITFPIIARVPLYLFLGAVITVTLCGNLLVIISIAHFKQLHTPTHFLLLSLAAADFLLGLFVLPPSTIRSVENCWYFGDLFCKVHASTDFTLCIASLWHMFFISIDRYYAVCHPLRYRNKITAFVTVNMIFISWTLAAVIGFGIIFIELNKQGMEDSYDNTDCIGGCFLALSAASVIITSLLCFYIPGFVMICIYLKIFLVARRQARSIRDTELQRQTAEEKKNTTSLKREMKAARTLGITMGVFLVCWSPCFIYLNMDHAIQGSVPPIVGDALIWIAYLNSAFNPFIYALFYKWFRKAFRVIIFCKIFQSNSSSIQLLSN from the coding sequence ATGAATTTCAGTCAAAGTGGGATCTCTGGAAGCACACAGTTCTGTTATGAATCTACACCTGGGTCATGTCCTAAAATCACCTTTCCAATCATTGCTCGTGTTCCACTATACTTGTTCCTGGGGGCAGTGATCACAGTCACACTTTGTGGAAACCTGTTGGTCATCATCTCTATAGCACATTTCAAGCAgcttcacacacccacacattttcttctcctctctcttGCAGCTGCTGACTTTCTCCTGGGACTATTTGTACTACCCCCCAGCACGATCCGATCAGTTGAAAATTGCTGGTACTTTGGGGACTTATTTTGCAAAGTGCATGCCAGTACAGACTTCACACTTTGCATAGCTTCTCTATGGCATATGTTCTTCATTTCAATTGACCGCTACTATGCAGTGTGCCATCCTCTTagatacagaaacaaaattaCAGCATTTGTTACAGTTAACATGATATTCATTAGCTGGACCTTAGCTGCAGTTATTGGATTTGGAATAATATTtatagaattaaacaaacaaggtatGGAAGATTCATACGATAATACTGACTGTATAGGAGGTTGCTTTTTAGCTCTAAGTGCAGCATCAGTCATTATTACatctttattatgtttttacatcCCAGGATTTGTTATGATATGTAtctatcttaaaatatttcttgTGGCAAGAAGACAGGCCAGGTCAATTAGAGACACAGAACTCCAAAGGCAAAcagctgaagaaaagaaaaatacaacatcacTAAAGAGAGAAATGAAAGCTGCAAGGACCCTGGGGATAACAATGGGGGTCTTTCTAGTCTGTTGGTCACCATGTTTTATATACCTTAATATGGATCACGCAATTCAAGGCTCAGTTCCACCTATTGTAGGAGATGCTTTGATCTGGATCGCTTATTTAAACTCAGCgtttaatccttttatttatgctttattttataaatggttcAGAAAAGCATTCAGAGTTATTATATTTTGCAAAATCTTTCAAAGTAATTCTTCCAGTATACAATTATTGTCTAACTAa
- the LOC121316516 gene encoding trace amine-associated receptor 1-like, with product MNFSESGISGSTQFCYESTPGSCPKRTFPIIARVPIYLFLGAMITVTICGNLLVIISIAHFKQLHTPTHFLLLSLAAADFLLGLFVLPPSTIRSVENCWYFGDLFCKVHVSTDFTLCIASLWHMFFISIDRYYAVCHPLRYRNKITVFVTVNMIFISWILAAVIGFGLIFLELNKQGMEDSYDNTDCIGGCFLALSAASVIITSLLCFYIPGFVMICIYLKIFLVARRQARSIRDTELQRQTAEEKKNTASLKREMKAARTLGITMGVFLVCWSPFFIYFNVDHAIQGSLPPILVDALFWFAYLNSAFNPFIYALFYKWFRKAFRVIIFCKIFQRNSSTIQLLSN from the coding sequence ATGAATTTCAGTGAAAGTGGGATCTCTGGAAGCACACAGTTCTGTTATGAATCTACACCTGGGTCATGTCCTAAACGCACCTTTCCAATCATTGCCCGTGTTCCAATATACTTGTTCCTGGGGGCAATGATCACAGTCACAATTTGTGGAAACCTGTTGGTCATCATCTCTATTGCACATTTCAAGCAacttcacacacccacacattttcttctcctctctctggCAGCTGCTGACTTTCTCCTGGGACTATTTGTACTGCCCCCCAGCACGATCCGATCAGTTGAAAATTGCTGGTACTTTGGGGACTTATTTTGCAAAGTCCATGTCAGTACAGACTTCACACTTTGCATAGCTTCCCTATGGCATATGTTCTTCATTTCCATTGACCGCTACTATGCAGTGTGCCATCCTCTTagatacagaaacaaaattaCGGTATTTGTTACAGTTAACATGATATTCATTAGCTGGATCTTAGCTGCAGTTATTGGATTTGGATTAATATttctagaattaaacaaacaaggtatGGAAGATTCATATGATAATACTGACTGTATAGGAGGTTGCTTTTTAGCTCTAAGTGCAGCATCAGTCATTATTACatctttattatgtttttacatcCCAGGATTTGTTATGATATGTAtctatcttaaaatatttcttgTGGCAAGAAGACAGGCCAGGTCAATTAGAGACACAGAACTCCAAAGGCAAAcagctgaagaaaagaaaaatacagcatcCCTAAAGAGAGAAATGAAAGCTGCAAGGACCCTGGGGATAACAATGGGGGTCTTTCTAGTCTGTTGGTCaccattttttatatactttaatgTGGATCATGCAATTCAAGGCTCACTTCCACCTATTTTGGTAGATGCTTTGTTCTGGTTCGCTTATTTAAACTCAGCATTTAATccttttatttatgctttattttataaatggttcAGAAAAGCATTCAGAGTTATTATATTTTGCAAAATCTTTCAAAGAAATTCTTCCACAATACAATTATTATCTAACtaa